The nucleotide window GCGATGTTGGCCGTTGTTCCCCAGGTTCCGGAGGAGGGCAGCCGTCGCTTGCGGCCGGCCTTCAAGCCGCAAGGCTGGGTGACCCTGCTGGTGGCCGCCGCTCTGCTGATGATCGCTTTGCTGGTGTGTATGCGGGTGGGCTGGTGGGTGCCGCTGGTGCATCATCGGTCGTTGCAGTGGGTGATCAGCGCCATCGCCATTCTGCTGTTCGCCCGGGCGATCGGTGATTCTGAGTTGGTGGGGTTCTTCAAGGAAATCAAGGATTCGAAATTCGCCCGGCTCGATACCTGGGTGTATTCGCCCTTGTGTGTGGGGCTGGGTTCAGGGCTGTTGGCAGTGGCCTGGGTCTGAGGCCAATCCCTGTAGGAGCGAGCTTGCTCGCGATGGACGTCGGGGCACCGCGGGGTATCAGGCTGCCTGCGTTATCGTTGACCACCATCGCGAGTAAACTCGCTCCTACAGGTACGATGGGGTTCCTGTGGGAGCGAGCCTGCTCGCGATGGCGGTCTTACGGTGTACATATCCGGTGCTGCGGCCACGGCCGCGTAAGGTTCCGCCCTTACGGCGGGTGACTCTGTGGGAGCGGGCTTGCCCGCGATGGCGGCCTTACGGGTGTACATATCCGTTTCTGCGGTAACGGCCGCTCAAGGTTCCGCCCTTACGGCGGGTGACTTTGGGGCTCTGTAGGAGCGAGCTTGCTCGCGATGGCGGCCTTCCGGTGTACATATCCGTTTCTGCGATAACGGCTGCTTAAGGTTCCGCCCTTACGGCGGGTTACTTTGTCGCGCCAAAGTAACCAAAACGCCCCGCCCCTGACGTACGGCCCTTCGCTGGCGCTCCGGGTTCCCTCGCTCCGGTCCTGCTCCGTGGGCCCGCCGCCATCGGCCATCCTTGGCCGAGGGCGGCTAACCCGGCATCCTTGCCGGGTTGCCCACTGCGCAGAACCTCCACTCGGCCTGCCGACGGGGCAATCTGTGGCGCCTGTGGGATCGCGGTTCTGTTTCTGTTCTGTTTCTGTAGGAGCGAGCTCGCTCCTACAGGGATCGGGGCGGCGGGAATTCAACCCCCGGTTTCTGTCCTGCGGCTACTCACCTCAGCCGGCACATCATCCCCTGCCATGCGCTTGCGAAACAGTGCCACCCGCGCCAGCAGCAGGGTGGTGACGGGTACGGTGATTGCGAGCAGGATTGGAATCAGCCAGGCATGCAGCACGGGCCCGGATTTGAGTGCCGAGAAGTAGATGATCGACGCCAGTGCGACGAACCACGCGCCCAGGGTTGAGGCCAGGGCCGGTGGGTGCATGCGTTGGAAGTAATCTTTCATTCGCACCAGGCCCACGGCGCCGATCAGGGCAAACACGCCGCTGAGCACCAGCAGGATCGCCACTGGGATTTCCACCCATAGAGACAGTTCAGCGTTCATTCGATCACCTCGCCACGCAGGAGGAATTTGGCCAGGGCAAACGAGCCGACGAAGCCGAACAGTGCGATCAGCAGCGCTGCTTCGAAGTAGGTGTCACTGGCATAACGAATTCCCAGGGTGAGCATCATCAGCATCGCGGTGATGTACAGGTAATCCAGCGCCAGTACCCGGTCCTGGGCCGAGGGGCCCTTGAACAGGCGGGTCAGGGTCAGGACCATCGCCAGGGAAAACAGGAACAGGCTCAAGAGAATCGCATTGGACAGCAATGCACTCATTCGAAGATCTCCATCAAGGGCTGCTCGTAGGTAGTCTTGAAATGCTCGATGAACAGCGCTTCGTCATCCAAGTCGAACACGTGCAGCAGCAGGATGCTGCGATCCAGCGCCAGTTCCGACCAGACGGTGCCGGGCACCACGGTGCAGATCATCGCCAGCGCCGCCAGGCCGTTGGCGTCGCGCAAGTCCAGCGGCACCTTGATGAAACCTGAGCGCGGCGCGCGGCGGCCCATGGTCAAGACGCCCCAGGCGACCAGCAGGTTGGAGATCAGCACGTCGCGCCCGACGATCAGGAACAGGCGCAGGATCACCCCGGGTTTGCGGATACGGATCGGCAGTGGCCGCAGCTTGCGCATCATCAGCGGCGCGCAGAACCCCAGGGCCGCGCCCAGCAGCAGGTTGCCGGGGCTGATCGACAGGTTCAGCACCAGCCACAACAACCACAACGCCAGCGACAGCCAGGGTGCCGGAAACAGACGACTCATGGTTGCACCTCCGCGACCGCTGACTGGGCTTCGGGGCTGGGCACCGCGCGGGTGCCGAGCACCGCCATCACGTATTGCTGCGGATGGTTCAGCGCCTCGGCAGCGGCCTGGGTGTAGCGCATCAGTGGTTCAGCCTTGAAGGTCAGGGCAATGCTCAGGCCCAGCAGGGCGATGATCGGGATGCACTCGAAGCGGCGCAGCAGGGGCGAGGGGCGTTCCTCGGGGCTCCAGAAGCGCTGCACGCCGAGGCGCGAGAACGCGATCAGCGACGCCAGCCCGGACAGGATCAGCAACACCAGCAAGGCCCACGCGGCGCCAGACACCGGCGCATCACTGGCCTGGCCCAGGCCCTGCGGATTGAGCAGCGCACTGAGCAACCCCAGCTTGCCGATGAACCCGGACAGCGGCGGCATGCCGATGATCAGCAGCGCGCAGGCGATGAAGCTCAGGCCCAGGAACGCCATGGTCCAGGGGATCACCTGGCCGACCACGGCTTTCTGCTCGTCGTCGAGGTTGATGCCCTTGGGCGGTTGCAGCGATTCCATCGGCCGCGGCATCAGCTCGTCGCCGTCGTCCAGCGGCATTTCATTGGCTGAGCGCGACCGCTCGATCAACTCGGCGAGCAAGAACAGCGCGCTCAACGCCAGGGTCGAGCTGACCAGGTAGAACAACGCGGCGGCGATCAGGCTCGGTTGGCCAAAGCCGATGGCTGCCAGCAGGATGCCGGCCGACACCAGGATGCTCAGGCTGGCCATGCGCTCCAGGCGTTGCGCGGCGATGATCGCCACGCCCGCGCAGACGATGCTCGCCATGCCGCCGTAGATCAGCCAGTCGCCACCGAAGTAGGCCGACGCACCGGCCTGACCGGAGAACAGCAGGGTCCACAGGCGCAGCAGGGTGTAGACGCCGACCTTGGTCATGATCGCGAACATCGCCGCCACTGGCGCGCTCGCCGAGGAATAGGCCGGCACCAGCCAGAAGTTCAGCGGCCACATGCCGGCCTTGGCCAGGAAAGCCACCGCGAGGATCGCTGCGCCTGCATGCAACAGGCCTCGGTCGGCCTCCGGCACCAGCGGGATCTTCAGCGCCAGGTCAGCCATGTTCAGGGTGCCGGTGACGCCGTAGATCAGGGCCGCGCCAATCAGGAACAGCGACGAGGCCAGCAGGTTGATCGAGATGTAATGCAGCCCCGACGACACCCGCGCCCGCCCCGAGCCGTGCAGCAGCAGGCCGTAGGAAGCGGCCAGCAGCACCTCGAAGAACACGAACAGGTTGAACAGGTCGGCGGTCAGGAAGGCGCCATACAGGCCCATCAACTGGATCTGGAACAGCGCGTGGAAGCTCGAACCGGCACGGTCCCAGCGCGCCAGGGCGAAGATCAGCGCGCTGACGCCGATGATCCCGGTCAGTACCAGCATCAGCGCCGACAGGCGATCGACCACCAGCACGATGCCGAACGGCGCCTGCCAGTTGCCCGGCAGGTACACGCCGATGGAGCCGGGTACGCCGGTGGTTTGCGTCCATTGCAGCAACAGCACGGAAATGCCCAGGCCCAACAGGCTGGAGAACAGGTTGATGCGTGCCTTCAATGGCCGGTGTTTTTCCCCCAGCATCAGCATGATCGCCGCCGTCAGCAGCGGCAGCAGGATCGGCGCGGCGATCAGGTGCGTCATCACATTCATTCTTTAGGCTCCCGGCCATCCACATGGTCGGTGCCGGTCAGGCCGCGCGACGCCAGCAGCACCACGAGGAACAGCGCGGTCATGGCGAAGCTGATGACGATGGCGGTGAGGACCAGCGCCTGGGGCAACGGGTCGGTGTAGTGCAGCAGGTCCTGGGGCACGCCGTCCTTGATGATCGGTTCCTTGCCGATGAACAGGCTGCCCATGCTGAAGATGAACAGGTTGACCCCGTAGGACAGCAGGCACAGGCCCATCACCACCTGAAACGTCCGCGGCCGCAGGATCAGCCAGACGCCGGACGCGGCCAGGACGCCGATGGCGATTGCGATGACTTCTTCCATCAGACGGCTCCTTTGCTGGCGACGGATCTGGGCAGGGCCGCGGTCTTGTGGCCGCGGACCGATTGGTGGGCGAGGGCGGTGAGGATCAACAGGGTCGAGCCGACCACCACCGAGTACACGCCTATGTCGAAGAACAACGCGCTGGCCAGGTGCAGGTCACCCAGCAGCGGCAGCGAGAAGTGCCAGGTGTGGGTGGTCAGGAACGGGTAACCCACCGCCATCGCGCCCAGGCCCGTGACCGTGGCGAACAGCAGCCCGGTGCCCATCCAGCGCAGTGGCCGCAGGCTCATTTGCGCCTCGACCCACTGGGTGCCGGCGACCATGTATTGCAGGATGAACGCCACCGACATCACCAGCCCCGCGACGAAGCCGCCGCCGGGTTGGTTGTGGCCGCGCATGAACAGGTAGATCGACACCACGAAGGCAATCGGCAGCAGCAGGCGCACCAGCACCGCCGGCACCATCATGAAGCCCAGCGCGGTGTCGCTGGCCTGGCGCGGGTTGACCAGGTCGGTGACCACGTCGGGTGCCAGCAGGCGTTGCTGGGTCGGCAATTGCAGGCTTTCCTTCGGCGGGCGGAAGCGGCGCAGCAGGGCGAACACGGTCAGTGCCACGGCCACCAGCACGGTGATCTCACCCAGGGTATCGAAGCCACGGAAGTCCACCAGCATGACGTTGACCACGTTGCTGCCGCCGCCTTCGGGCAGGGCGCGGCTGAGGTAGAACGACGAGATATCGTTGGGCGTCTGCCGGGTCAGCATCGCGTAGGACAGCAGCGCCATGCCGCCACCGACGACGATCGACAGCAACAGGTCGCGCAGACGGCGGATGCGCGCATTGCGCAGGCTGCTCGGCAGCGGCGACACCTCTTCGATCCGGCGCGGCAGCCAGCGCAGGCCCAGCAGGATCAGCACCGTGGTCACCACTTCGACCACCAGTTGCGTAAGGGCCAGGTCCGGGGCAGAGAACCAGACGAAGGTGATGCAGGTCATCAGCCCGCAGACGCTGACCATGGTCAGGGCCGCCAGCCGGTGATACTTGGCCTGCCACGCCGCGCCCAGGGCACAGGCGATCGCCAGTAGCCACAGGGTGACGAAGACGATGGAGCCGGGAATCTTCGGCCGGTCGCCCCAGCTCAGGTGGCTGTGCAGCATCGGGATCAGCCCGGCCAGCACGGCGGCGAGCACCATCAGGAACAATTGGCTTTGCAGGCGCTTGGTGCTGATCCGTCGTTCCAGGCGGCGGGCCAGGCGCATCATCACCACCAGGCTGCGCTCGAACAGGCGCTTGCCGTTGAACCGGCCCACAATCGGCGGGTATTTGAAGCGCCCGTGGCGGAACTGGTTACGCAGCAGCAGGTACAGCACCACACCGCCGGACATGGCGATCAGGCTCATGATCATCGGCGCGTTCAGGCCGTGCCAGATCGCCAGACTGTATTCGGGCAGGGTGCCGCCGACCACCGGCAGGGCGGCGGCCGCGAGGATCGAGCCGACCACCTGGGCCGGGAAGATCCCCACGATCAGGCAGGTGAACACCAGCAGTTCCACCGGCGCACGCATCCAGCGCGGCGGCTCGTGCGGGGTGTGCGGCAGGTCGGTGGCGGTGGGGCCGAAGAACACATCGACGGTGAAGCGCAGCGAGTAGGCGACGCTGAACATCCCGGCGATGGTGGCCACGATCGGCAGTGTCATCTCGACCCAGGCGGTGGCGTTGATGAACACGGTTTCGGCGAAGAACATTTCCTTGGACAGGAAGCCGTTGAGCAGCGGCACGCCGGCCATCGAGGCGCTGGCGACCATGGCCAGGGTGGCGGTGAACGGGATCAGGCGGAACAGGCCGCTGAGCTTGCGGATGTCGCGGGTGCCGCTTTCGTGGTCGACGATGCCGGCGGCCATGAACAGCGAGGCCTTGAAGGTGGCGTGGTTGAGAATGTGGAACACTGCGGCCACGGCGGCCAGCGGGCTGTTGAGGCCCAGCAGCAGGGTGATCAGGCCCAGGTGGCTGATGGTCGAGTAGGCCAGCAGGCCCTTGAGGTCGTTCTGGAACATCGCGCAGTAGGCGCCGAGCAGCAGGGTGGCGGCGCCGGCCCCGCTGACGATGTAGAACCATTCTTCACTGCCCGACAGCGATGGCCACAGCCGTGCCAGCAGGAACACCCCGGCCTTGACCATGGTCGCCGAGTGCAGGTAGGCCGAGACCGGCGTGGGCGCCGCCATGGCGTGGGGCAGCCAGAAGTGGAAGGGGAACTGCGCGCTTTTGCTCAGGGCGCCGATGAGGATCAGGGGAAGCAAGATGGGGTAGAGGGCATGGGCACGAATCAGATCGCCGGCGGCCAGGACCTTGTCCAAGTCATAGCTGCCGACGACATGGCCGAGCAGCATCACCCCCGCCAGCAGGCACAAACCTCCGGCACCGGTGACCATCAACGCCATGTAGGCGCCGCGCCGGGCATCAGCGCGGTGGTGCCAGTAGCCGATCAACAGGAACGAGAAGAGGCTGGTCAGCTCCCAGAAGAACACGATCTGAATCAGGTTGCCGGAGATCACCAGGCCGAGCATGGCGCCCATGAACGCCAGGAAAAAGGCGAAGAAACGCGGCACCGGGTCTTGCGGCGACATGTAGTAACGGGCGTACAGCGACACCAGCGTGCCGATGCCCAGCACCAGCATCGAGAACAGCCAGGCGAACCCGTCCATGCGCAGGACGAAGTTCAGGCCCAGGCTGGGCAACCAGAGGAATTCTTCGCGAATGACCCCGCCGTCGGCGATCTGCGGGTACAGGAGCGCGACCTGGATCGTGCCGACCAGGGCCACGAGGCCCGCGAGCAACGATTCGGTATTACGCGCGTTGTGCGGCAGCACGGCTGCCAGACAACTGCCGACAAAGGGCAGAAGCAGTAGAACTATCAGGGACATAGGCTTCTAATCTGCGGAGATTTGTGAAGCATCATACGTGCCAGTTCCCGGATCGCCAAACGCCAAGCTGTGGCAGAATCCTACAAAGTAGTAGGAAAAGTCAGGGTTCGCATTGTTTCAGGGGGGATGTGTGGGGCAGGTCTGGCCTCATCGCGAGCAGGCTCGCTCCCACAGGGGTTTTGTGAACACTGGAAACCCAATGTGGGAAATCCAATGTGGGAGCGAGCCTGCTCGCGATGGCTGACTATCAGGCGTTAAAGATCCTGAGGGTTCACCCCCGGCTCAACCTCATCCACCACCCCAGCTTTCCCCTTGGTCTTCAGTTCACTGACAATCACCGCCGCCACAATCAACCCCGCCCCCAGCAGTGCAATCGCCGGCAACCGCTCCCCGGCGATGCGCCCGACGATCCCGGCCCATACCGGTTCGCCGGCATAGATGAGCGTGGCCCGGGTCGGCGAGACGCTCTTCTGCGCCCAGTTCATCGCCACCTGGATAGCCGCGCTGGCGGCGCCCAGCCCGAGGGCGCTGCCCAGCAGGAACCAGGAGAAGTCCGGAATCGCCTCATGGGTCGGCACCACCATCAGGAACGACAGCACCGAGGTGGTCGCCAGTTGCACCACGGTCACCCGGCGCACATCGACCTGGCCGGCGTAGGTGCTGATCAGGATGATTTCCGCAGCGATCGCGATGGCGCTGATCAGCGTGGCGATTTCCCCGGCGCTGAAATGGAACGACGCCCCCGCCGGCCCCGACAGCAGCATCAACCCGGTAAACGCCAGCATGATGCCGATGCTCGGCATCAACCCTGGCCGGCGGCCCAGCACCAGCCATTGCAGCAGTGGTACAAAAGGCACGTACAGCGCGGTGATAAACGCCGACTGGCTGCTGGGGATGGTTTGCAGGCCCACGGTCTGCAAGCCGTAGCCGAGCATGATCGCCACGCCGATGAACGCGCCGGCCTTGAGTTCGAACAGGGTCAGCTCGCGCAGGTGACGCCAGGAGAACAACGCCACGATGGAAGCCGCCGCGGCAAAGCGCAGGCCGACGAAAAACATCGGACCGCTGACGGTCATGGCATGTTGCACCAGCAAGAAAGTGCCGCCCCAGACCATGGTGATCAGCACCAGCACGCACTCGGCCTTGCTCAGCTTGAGGAAACGGGAGGAGGGTGGGGAGGTGTTCAACGACGTCATAATCTTGCACGCTATAAAAGTGCGACGCACAATGCGCCGAATGTTGCGCAGTATACTGCCCAACCCCACCAAGTGAGCAATATAGTGCACAAAGATTCTCCGCAACGGGCCTCGGTCCTGCAGCACGTCAGTTTGAACGTCCGACGTTTGCGCCATGCCGCCGACATGAGCCAGACCGCGCTGGCGGAAAAATCCGGGGTCAGCCGGCGCATGCTGGTGGCCATCGAGGCCGGCGAGAAGAACGTCAGCCTGACCACCCTCGACCGGGTGGCCGAAGCGCTGGACGTGGCGTTCAGCGACCTGATCCAGGCCCCCGACGTGCGCGATCACAGCCGTATCAACGAAGTGGCGTGGGCCGGGGCGATCCCCGGCAGTAAGGCGGTGTTGCTGTCCAAGGCCACCGCCACCCGCGAAGTCGAGCAGTGGGAGTGGTGCCTGCAACCGGGGGAAATCTACCCCTCGCTGCCGGACGCCGATGGCTGGAGCGAGCAGATCTACGTGTTCGAAGGCTGCCTGACCCTGATGCTCGGTGACACCCCACATCAGATCGCCGCCGGCGAGTTCTACATGTTCGCCAGCAACCAGCCCCATGCCTATCGCAACGAAGGTGACGTGGCGGCGCGGTTCGTGCGCAACGTGGTGATCTAACTGTTGGCTGGCCAACATCGAACGGACACTTTGCTGGTTTGCTTCCCCTCTTGTTTCTCAGGTTTTAAGCGCAAGCTATTGAAATAGAACAGATTTAAATTCAGGCACGACTCCTGCAATTGTCCTGGTGCATTCACCGGAACCTGGAGTCGGCCCATGACAGCCCCTGCCCAACCCCCTCGCACTGCCCATGTGATCCGCTCGGATGCGGAGGCGATTGCCGTCGCGCACAAGCTCGCCGCGCGCTTTGCCGTCGAGGCCAGCGTGCGTGATCGCGAACGGCGTTTGCCGGTCGCCGAGCTCGACGAGTTTTCCGCCAGCGGCCTGTGGGGCATCACCGTGCCCAAGGCCTACGGTGGCGCCGGCGTGTCCTACGTGACCGTCGCCGAAGTGATCAAGATCATCTCGGCCGCCGATTCGTCCCTGGGCCAGATCCCGCAGAACCACCTCGGCGTGCTCGACATCCTGGTGCAAACCGCCACCGAGGAGCAGAAGCGCTACTACTTCGCCAAGGTGTTGCAGGGTTACCGCTTCGGCAACGCCTTCTCGGAAGCCAAGAGCAAGAACGCCGGGGCCTTCGAGACCCGTATCCGCTTTGACGGCGACACCGCGCAGATCGACGGCGAGAAGTTCTACTGCACCGGCGCGTTGTTCGCCCACATCGTGCCGGCCGTGGCGGTCAACGAACAGAACCAGGCCTTCATCGCCTTCATCGAGCGCGATAACCCAGGGCTGAGCGTGATCGACAGCTGGGACGGTTTCGGCCAGCGCACTACCGCCAGTGGCGGCGTGAACCTGAACGCGGTGCAGGTGCCGCTCAGCGCGGTGATCCCGGCGCACAAGGCGTTCGATGAACCCACCGCCGATGGCCCGATCTCGCAGATCATCCAGGCGGCGGTGGACACCGGCATCGCCGTCGGCGCGCTGGAGGACACCAAGCGCTATGCCCGCGAATCGCGGCCGTGGATCGACAGCGGCCACGATCATGGCTGGCAGGACCCGTTCACCATCGCCGCGATTGGCGACCTGGAATGGCGGGTCCACGGCACCGAAGCGATCCTGCGCAAGGCCGGCCAGGCCATCGACGCGGCCTTGCTTGATCCCAACGAGGACAGCGTCGCCCACGCCTCGGTGGTGGTCGCCCAGGCCAAGGTGCTCTCGGCGGAAATTGCCCTGCTTGCCAGCAGCAAGCTGTTCGAACTGGCCGGCACCCGCTCGGTGCTCGGCAAGCACAACCTCGACCGGCACTGGCGCAACGCCCGCACCCACACCCTGCACGATCCGGCGCGCTGGAAATTCCACCTGATCGGCAACTACCTGCTCAACGGCGTCAAGCCTGCGCGCCACGCCTGGAACTGAGGAGCTCATGATGAATGCCTTGACCCAACCGGTTGTCGCCAGGCTGTCCCTGGCCAGCAGCCAACATGATCTGCACCACGCCCGCAGCCTGCTCGATTCGGCGCTGGGCTTCGTTCGCCAGCAGGCCGCGACTGCGCAGGACCCGTACGTCATCAGCCGCGTTGGCGACGTGCAGATCCGCATCGAGGTGGCCGCCGCCTTGCTCGAACGTGCCGAGGGCCTGCTCGACAGTGAAAAGGACGCCACCGAAATCAGCGTCGCGCTGGCCGAATCCGACCTGGCCAGCGCCGAGGCCCTGGCCACGGCCAGTGATGCCGAATTCGAACTGACCGGGCGCCGCACGGTGCTGTCCGGTTCGCTGCACGATCCGCTGCGCTGGAAGCGCCACCTGATCGGCAACTTCCGCCTCAACGGCATCCACCCGTCTGCACAGGAAGCCGTTTAATGGCTCGTGAAATTCGTCTCAACGCCTTCGACATGAACTGCGTCGGTCACCAGTCCCCGGGTTTGTGGGCGCATCCGCGCGATCGTTCGTGGCAGTACAAGGACCTGGAGTACTGGACCGACCTGGCGAAAATTCTCGAGCGCGGCAAGTTCGATGGCCTGTTTATCGCCGACGTGCTGGGCATCTACGACGTCTATAACGGCAACGGTGACGCGGCGATCCGCCAGGCCGCGCAGGTGCCGGTCAACGATCCGCTGCAACTGATCCCGCCGATGGCGCTGGTGACCGAGCATTTGGGGTTTGGCCTGACTGCCTCGCTGTCGTTCGAACATCCGTATCCGTTCGCCCGCCGGCTATCGACCCTGGACCATTTGACCAAGGGCCGCGCGGGCTGGAACATCGTCACCTCGTACCTGGAAAGCGGCGCGAAGAACCTCGGCCAGAAAGCCCAGACCGAGCACGATGCCCGCTACGACTATGCCGAGGAGTACCTGGAGGTTTGCTACAAACTCTGGGAAGGCAGTTGGGAAGAGGGCGCGATCCTGCGCGATCGTGAGCGGCGGATTTTCAGCGACCCGAGCAAGATCCACGAGATTCGCCACCACGGCAAACACTTCCAGGTGCCGGGCATTCACCTGTGCGAACCGTCGCCGCAGCGCACGCCTGTGTTGTACCAGGCCGGTGCATCCAGCCGCGGCAAGCAGTTCGCCGCCGAACATGCCGAATGCGTGTTCGTCGCGGCGCCGTCGAAGGTGCTGCTGAAGAAAACCGTCGCCGACATCCGCCGCCGTGCCGCCGAGGCCGGGCGCGATCCGTCGAAGATCCTGATTTTCAACCTGCAGACGGTGATCCTCGGCGAGACCGACGCCAAGGCCAAGGCCAAGTTCGAGGAGTACAAAAGCTGGGTCAGCTATGAAGGCGCGATGGCGTTGATCTCGGGCTGGACCGGGATTGACTTCAGCCGGTTCAAGCCTGATGAACCGCTCAAGCATGTGCACACCAATGCGATCCAGTCGGCGGTGGAAGCCTTCTCCACGGCGGACCCGAACAAGGTCTGGACGCCCCATGAACTGGCTGATTGGGTGGGCATCGGCGGCTTCGGCCCGCTGTTCGTCGGCAGCCCCGAAACCGTGGCCGACCTGCTCCAGGAGTGGGTGGACGAGACTGATGTCGACGGCTTCAACCTGGCCTATGCGCTGACCCATGAAACCTTCATCGACGCCGTGGAACTGCTGGTGCCGGAGTTGCAGAAGCGCGGGGTGTACAAGACCGAATACACACCGGGAACCCTGCGCGAAAAACTCTTCAACCAAGGCCCCCGCCTGGCCCCCGGACACCCCGGCGCCGGCTACCGCGACCTCTGTAGGAGCGAGCATGCTCGCGATGAGGCCGGCACCTTCAACACAGATGTCGCCTGACCCGCCGCCATCGCGAGCAGGCTCGCTCCCACAGGGGGGCGGGGGTGAACACAAGATTGATGAGCACCAAAAATCCCCATGTGGGAGCGGGCTTGCTCGCGATGAGGCCAGCACATTCAACATTGATGTCGCCTGACCCACCGCCATCGCGAGCAGGCCCGCTCCCACAGGGGCCAGTGATGAACGCAGGATTGATGAACACCACAAATCCCCTGTAGGAGCGAGCTTGCTCGCGATGAGGCCAGCACATCCAACACCGATGTCGCCTGACCCGCCGCCATCGCGAGCAAGCTCGCTCCTACAGGGGGCCGTAGATGGATAAAGAATTGATGAACACCACAAATCCCCTTGTGGGAGCGGGCTTGCTCGCGATGAGGCCAGCACATCCAACACCGATGTCGCCTGACCCACCGCTATCGCGAGCAAGCCCGCTCCCACAGGGGCCGGTGGTGAACACAGGATTGATGAACACCACAAATCCCCTGTAGGAGCGAGCTTGCTCGCGATGAGGCCAGCACATCCAACACCGATGTCGCCTGACCCATCGCCATCGCGAGCAAGCTCGCTCCTACAGGGGTTGGTGGCAGACGAACAAACCCAGCCCAGCGGACCACCGCACGCTTTTGCCCATGTACAGGAGGTCATCCATGAGCGTGCACGAACTCAAGCGACCGCCGCTGGCGGATATCGCGCAATGGCGGGTCGATGTGCCCCAGGCGCTGGAGCAGTTGCGTCATTGGGCGCAGGTCAGCCCGTTGCAACCGGCGTTGCGCCACAAGCGCCACGGCCAGTGGTATGCCTGGCGCTGGATCGACGTGTTGCGCGACGTCGAGCGCCTGGCCGACGGTTTGCGCCAGCAGGGCTTCACCGAGCAATCGCGGCTGGCCGTCAGTGGCGCCTTCGAACCCAACCTGTTGCTGCTGACCCTG belongs to Pseudomonas sp. MYb118 and includes:
- a CDS encoding helix-turn-helix domain-containing protein, which produces MHKDSPQRASVLQHVSLNVRRLRHAADMSQTALAEKSGVSRRMLVAIEAGEKNVSLTTLDRVAEALDVAFSDLIQAPDVRDHSRINEVAWAGAIPGSKAVLLSKATATREVEQWEWCLQPGEIYPSLPDADGWSEQIYVFEGCLTLMLGDTPHQIAAGEFYMFASNQPHAYRNEGDVAARFVRNVVI
- a CDS encoding SfnB family sulfur acquisition oxidoreductase; protein product: MTAPAQPPRTAHVIRSDAEAIAVAHKLAARFAVEASVRDRERRLPVAELDEFSASGLWGITVPKAYGGAGVSYVTVAEVIKIISAADSSLGQIPQNHLGVLDILVQTATEEQKRYYFAKVLQGYRFGNAFSEAKSKNAGAFETRIRFDGDTAQIDGEKFYCTGALFAHIVPAVAVNEQNQAFIAFIERDNPGLSVIDSWDGFGQRTTASGGVNLNAVQVPLSAVIPAHKAFDEPTADGPISQIIQAAVDTGIAVGALEDTKRYARESRPWIDSGHDHGWQDPFTIAAIGDLEWRVHGTEAILRKAGQAIDAALLDPNEDSVAHASVVVAQAKVLSAEIALLASSKLFELAGTRSVLGKHNLDRHWRNARTHTLHDPARWKFHLIGNYLLNGVKPARHAWN
- a CDS encoding acyl-CoA dehydrogenase, producing the protein MNALTQPVVARLSLASSQHDLHHARSLLDSALGFVRQQAATAQDPYVISRVGDVQIRIEVAAALLERAEGLLDSEKDATEISVALAESDLASAEALATASDAEFELTGRRTVLSGSLHDPLRWKRHLIGNFRLNGIHPSAQEAV
- a CDS encoding LLM class flavin-dependent oxidoreductase, which gives rise to MAREIRLNAFDMNCVGHQSPGLWAHPRDRSWQYKDLEYWTDLAKILERGKFDGLFIADVLGIYDVYNGNGDAAIRQAAQVPVNDPLQLIPPMALVTEHLGFGLTASLSFEHPYPFARRLSTLDHLTKGRAGWNIVTSYLESGAKNLGQKAQTEHDARYDYAEEYLEVCYKLWEGSWEEGAILRDRERRIFSDPSKIHEIRHHGKHFQVPGIHLCEPSPQRTPVLYQAGASSRGKQFAAEHAECVFVAAPSKVLLKKTVADIRRRAAEAGRDPSKILIFNLQTVILGETDAKAKAKFEEYKSWVSYEGAMALISGWTGIDFSRFKPDEPLKHVHTNAIQSAVEAFSTADPNKVWTPHELADWVGIGGFGPLFVGSPETVADLLQEWVDETDVDGFNLAYALTHETFIDAVELLVPELQKRGVYKTEYTPGTLREKLFNQGPRLAPGHPGAGYRDLCRSEHARDEAGTFNTDVA